In Rhizobium gallicum bv. gallicum R602sp, the following proteins share a genomic window:
- a CDS encoding GntR family transcriptional regulator produces the protein MILTRPNEPSADATQIQRANSLAGDVYEAIFNQLMSLKIAPGARITVDNLVKAFNVSHTPIREALGRLEGEGLVVKQHLVGYRAAAQITRRRFDELYELRLLLEPAGAAKAAQAMNDERLAILTEAAGVMTRSDNRDERTNYSTFARQDAIFHDRIMEFAGNELIREMLTFQHTHFHIFRLMFHRRVTEEALGEHQALLDAFAAQDPEAAANAMRIHIEHSRDRLLPAFDEF, from the coding sequence ATGATTTTGACGAGACCCAACGAACCTTCAGCGGACGCGACCCAGATACAGCGTGCCAACAGCCTGGCCGGAGACGTCTACGAAGCGATCTTCAACCAGCTTATGTCGTTGAAGATCGCGCCGGGTGCGCGCATCACGGTCGACAACCTGGTCAAGGCGTTTAATGTCTCCCACACGCCGATCCGCGAAGCACTCGGCCGGCTTGAAGGCGAGGGTCTCGTCGTCAAGCAGCATCTCGTCGGCTATCGTGCCGCAGCCCAGATCACGCGCCGCCGCTTCGACGAACTCTATGAACTCCGCTTGCTGCTTGAACCCGCCGGCGCTGCGAAGGCGGCCCAAGCGATGAACGACGAAAGGCTCGCTATCCTGACGGAGGCCGCAGGCGTGATGACGCGTAGTGACAACAGGGATGAGCGGACGAACTATTCGACCTTCGCCCGCCAGGACGCTATCTTCCACGACCGCATCATGGAATTTGCCGGCAACGAACTGATCCGCGAGATGCTGACATTCCAGCACACCCATTTCCACATCTTCCGCCTGATGTTTCATCGTCGCGTGACCGAGGAGGCGCTCGGCGAGCATCAGGCACTGCTCGATGCTTTCGCGGCTCAAGACCCCGAGGCCGCGGCGAACGCAATGCGCATCCATATCGAACACTCGCGCGACCGGCTGCTGCCGGCATTCGACGAATTCTGA
- a CDS encoding Ldh family oxidoreductase, with protein MRISEAAALTLATRLLEEHGAPRDHALLQARVLVTAEMKGHPSHGLHRLPRLIDRIERGVINPEMKGTQRWRADAVLEVEGSSGFGPVVAMAAIERLAPHIPDLGIGLVAVRNANHLGMLAHYVEAIAEMGFVGIALSSSESLVHPFGGTRAMLGTNPVAIAVPTAEEPLVLDLATSLVSMGRIHHHAATGRPLPEGWARDAEGYPTTDPVRAKSGAIAPFGDAKGYGLGIAMELLVAALAGSALAPDVRGTLDSHSPCNKGDVFILIEPSLAPGLPARLSAYLDAVRASPPAQASEPVLVPGDRARRRRAAASRDGFDIDPRLWEDLNALSPSRIPAFEG; from the coding sequence ATGCGAATATCCGAAGCGGCAGCCCTTACGCTCGCCACCCGCCTGCTGGAAGAGCACGGCGCACCGCGCGACCATGCGCTCCTGCAGGCTCGTGTCCTGGTGACGGCCGAGATGAAGGGACACCCTTCGCATGGCCTGCACCGCCTCCCGCGACTGATCGACCGGATCGAGCGCGGCGTCATTAACCCTGAGATGAAGGGCACGCAGCGCTGGCGGGCCGATGCGGTGCTGGAGGTGGAGGGTTCTTCGGGGTTCGGCCCTGTCGTCGCCATGGCGGCGATCGAGCGGCTTGCACCCCACATTCCCGATCTGGGCATCGGCCTTGTCGCCGTGCGCAATGCGAACCACCTCGGAATGCTCGCGCATTATGTGGAGGCCATCGCCGAGATGGGTTTCGTCGGCATAGCGCTTTCTTCAAGCGAGTCGCTGGTTCATCCCTTCGGTGGCACGCGGGCCATGCTCGGCACCAACCCCGTCGCGATCGCCGTGCCGACCGCCGAGGAGCCGCTCGTGCTCGATCTTGCCACCAGCCTCGTGTCGATGGGCAGGATCCATCACCACGCGGCGACCGGCAGACCTCTTCCCGAAGGATGGGCGCGCGATGCGGAGGGCTACCCGACGACCGATCCGGTTCGTGCCAAGTCCGGCGCGATCGCGCCCTTCGGCGACGCAAAGGGCTATGGCCTCGGCATTGCGATGGAACTGCTGGTGGCAGCCCTTGCGGGCTCGGCGCTCGCGCCCGATGTGCGCGGCACACTGGACAGCCATTCGCCATGCAACAAGGGCGACGTCTTCATATTGATCGAGCCCAGTCTGGCGCCGGGACTGCCTGCGCGGCTGTCGGCCTATCTCGATGCCGTCCGCGCTTCACCGCCGGCCCAGGCCAGCGAGCCGGTCCTCGTACCGGGCGATCGTGCCCGCCGGCGACGGGCGGCGGCGAGCCGCGACGGTTTCGATATCGACCCGCGCCTGTGGGAAGACCTCAACGCGCTTTCCCCCTCCCGCATACCGGCCTTCGAAGGATAA
- a CDS encoding iron-containing alcohol dehydrogenase: MSLFAVLRLPREILFGIGQRHALASVAGRTGQRALVCTDARFAATPFFAEMIAALEAAGIAVLVNDQTLPDVPRDTVAGCVEATGGFAPDMVIGIGGGSCLDMAKCASLLLAHGGGLTDYYGEFKVPGPVLPVIAVPTTAGTGSEVTPVAVVSDPDRTLKVGISSPYLIAAAAICDPELTLSCPPGLTAIAGADALTHAIEAFTAMRRPGDAELAQQHVFVGKSDLSDQFALHAIRLLGRSLEKAFVYGSDIDARADVMMGALAAGCAFGTAGTAAAHAVQYPVGAVTHTAHGLGVATMLPYVMTYNRRVAAGEIAAVGRALGLDPAGVEDEETLADAAIGEVRRLFAAIGISPTLARLGLPEDRLDWTAEQALGIGRLIKNNPRSFDSAAMRGLVRAAYDGDLAASAL, translated from the coding sequence ATGAGCCTGTTTGCCGTCCTGAGGCTGCCGCGCGAAATCCTGTTTGGCATCGGCCAGCGCCATGCGCTCGCAAGTGTCGCCGGTAGGACCGGCCAGCGCGCACTCGTTTGCACGGATGCGCGTTTTGCCGCGACACCGTTCTTCGCTGAAATGATCGCCGCGCTCGAAGCTGCCGGCATCGCGGTGCTGGTGAATGACCAGACGCTGCCGGACGTGCCGCGCGATACCGTCGCGGGTTGCGTGGAGGCCACGGGTGGCTTTGCGCCCGATATGGTGATCGGCATCGGCGGTGGCAGTTGCCTCGACATGGCGAAATGCGCCTCGTTGCTGCTCGCCCATGGCGGCGGGCTCACCGATTACTATGGTGAGTTCAAGGTGCCAGGACCCGTCCTGCCGGTCATCGCCGTGCCGACGACTGCGGGCACCGGCTCCGAGGTCACGCCCGTCGCGGTCGTCTCCGATCCAGACCGCACCCTGAAGGTCGGCATTTCGAGCCCCTATCTCATCGCCGCAGCGGCGATATGCGACCCGGAACTCACGCTCTCCTGCCCGCCGGGCCTCACGGCGATTGCAGGTGCGGATGCGCTGACGCATGCGATCGAAGCCTTCACCGCCATGCGCCGCCCCGGCGATGCGGAACTCGCTCAGCAGCATGTCTTCGTCGGCAAGAGCGATCTTTCCGATCAATTCGCGCTTCATGCCATCAGGCTCCTCGGCCGGAGCCTGGAAAAGGCCTTCGTCTACGGCTCGGACATCGATGCGCGCGCCGATGTGATGATGGGCGCGCTCGCCGCCGGCTGCGCCTTCGGCACAGCGGGCACCGCTGCGGCCCATGCGGTGCAATATCCGGTCGGTGCCGTGACCCATACGGCGCACGGCCTCGGGGTCGCCACCATGCTGCCCTATGTGATGACCTATAATCGCCGCGTCGCTGCCGGGGAAATCGCTGCTGTCGGCAGGGCGCTCGGCCTCGACCCGGCCGGCGTGGAGGACGAGGAGACGCTTGCCGATGCGGCGATCGGCGAGGTAAGGCGCCTCTTCGCCGCGATCGGCATCTCGCCGACGCTCGCCAGGCTCGGCCTGCCGGAAGACCGGCTTGACTGGACCGCTGAGCAGGCGCTCGGCATCGGCCGGCTGATCAAGAACAATCCGCGCTCCTTCGATTCGGCCGCCATGCGCGGCCTGGTTCGCGCCGCCTATGACGGCGACCTGGCCGCTTCCGCCCTCTGA
- a CDS encoding alpha/beta hydrolase, with product MAADPFRIRDHVANFDDLVDDIRTRSSATRRTVAMEANVAYGCESGETLDIFVPNSAGSGMPIHMFIHGGYWRMFSKEDYSCVAETITRAGAVAAIVDYSLMPTARMEVLIGQVLKAKAFLQAHADRFGATPGRFSVSGHSAGAHLATFLFNRSVVPSGVIAAFLLGGLYDLEPLQTSFLRDEIALSDEEVRRFTPMHREHDPATRVAIMTGELETNPFKIQANAFKDLLVTQGLEVRASRVVDGDHMSTVRDLAVVGTPVAAALHALIANDACEKLR from the coding sequence GTGGCCGCCGATCCGTTCCGCATTCGTGACCATGTCGCAAATTTCGACGACCTCGTCGACGATATTCGTACCCGCAGCAGCGCCACTCGCCGCACCGTCGCCATGGAGGCCAACGTCGCCTACGGTTGCGAGTCGGGTGAGACGCTCGATATATTCGTGCCAAATAGTGCCGGTTCGGGCATGCCGATCCACATGTTCATCCACGGCGGCTATTGGCGTATGTTCTCCAAGGAAGACTATTCCTGCGTCGCTGAGACCATCACCCGCGCAGGCGCGGTCGCCGCTATCGTCGATTATTCGTTGATGCCCACCGCGAGGATGGAGGTCCTGATCGGTCAGGTCCTGAAAGCCAAGGCTTTTCTGCAGGCGCATGCCGATCGCTTTGGCGCTACGCCCGGGAGATTTTCCGTCAGCGGCCACTCCGCTGGTGCACATCTTGCGACCTTTCTCTTCAATCGCTCGGTAGTGCCCTCGGGTGTAATTGCTGCTTTCCTGCTTGGGGGGCTATACGATCTCGAACCCTTGCAGACATCTTTCCTCCGTGACGAGATCGCCTTGAGCGACGAAGAGGTGCGACGGTTTACGCCGATGCATCGTGAGCACGACCCTGCAACGCGGGTAGCTATCATGACCGGCGAACTGGAGACTAACCCCTTCAAAATCCAGGCAAATGCCTTCAAAGACCTTCTTGTCACCCAAGGGCTTGAAGTGCGAGCATCGCGCGTTGTAGACGGGGATCACATGAGCACGGTACGCGATCTCGCCGTCGTTGGCACACCTGTAGCGGCCGCATTGCACGCCTTAATTGCGAATGATGCCTGCGAGAAACTGAGGTGA
- a CDS encoding PfkB family carbohydrate kinase, protein MTIASPSVIVFGSLHYDIMVHGPARPRKGETVAGESWHPKCGGKGGNQAVSAAKTGIRTAMIGAVADDAFGRALVENLGRQGVDYRFVKVADGVGSGMSVAIFDSEGDYGAVIVSGSNLLLGQSDVDRAAELFNEQSVLVLQNEVPDLANVAAAKAMKAAGGRVILNAAPARDLSPLLCELVDVIVVNAIEAEQLTDVAVVDSLAGALDAARLLAQTYPAAVVTAGGEGLACATKSDKEFLIEAITVRLVSTHGAGDEFTGVLAAEIASGTGMEDALRAANQAAAVLVSTPRDTVQ, encoded by the coding sequence ATGACGATTGCCTCCCCCTCCGTTATTGTCTTCGGAAGTCTGCACTATGACATCATGGTGCATGGCCCGGCGCGACCGCGAAAAGGCGAAACGGTGGCGGGAGAGAGCTGGCATCCCAAATGCGGCGGCAAGGGCGGCAACCAGGCGGTCTCCGCGGCGAAGACCGGCATCCGGACCGCTATGATTGGCGCGGTCGCCGATGATGCCTTCGGCCGCGCGCTCGTGGAAAATCTCGGTCGTCAAGGCGTCGACTACCGCTTCGTCAAGGTGGCGGATGGCGTTGGCAGCGGCATGAGCGTGGCGATCTTCGACAGCGAGGGCGACTATGGAGCGGTGATCGTGTCCGGAAGCAATCTCCTCCTCGGACAATCGGATGTGGATCGAGCAGCGGAGCTGTTCAACGAGCAAAGCGTTCTTGTTCTGCAAAACGAGGTGCCCGACCTGGCCAATGTCGCCGCCGCCAAGGCAATGAAAGCAGCCGGCGGGCGCGTCATCCTCAACGCAGCCCCGGCTCGCGATCTGTCTCCCTTACTGTGCGAACTGGTCGACGTCATCGTCGTGAACGCCATCGAAGCCGAGCAACTGACCGATGTCGCCGTGGTCGACTCCCTCGCGGGCGCTCTCGACGCCGCGCGCCTGCTTGCCCAAACGTATCCAGCCGCAGTCGTCACAGCGGGGGGCGAGGGCCTTGCCTGCGCGACGAAGTCGGACAAGGAATTTTTGATCGAGGCTATCACGGTAAGGCTCGTCAGCACCCATGGCGCCGGTGACGAATTCACTGGCGTGCTGGCCGCTGAAATCGCAAGCGGGACCGGAATGGAGGACGCGCTCCGCGCCGCCAATCAAGCAGCCGCTGTGCTTGTCAGCACGCCGCGCGACACCGTTCAGTAG
- a CDS encoding MurR/RpiR family transcriptional regulator produces MNSSNDLKAVGPRIRMMMPRLTPLEVRVVETVFGLRDFSEDTALKDIATEAGVSEAMVVKITKKLGFSGYRDFRSAVSNYNKLPTAEMHQELSVEDSSREIIQKVFRTSIHALEETLAILDVDAFDRAADLLMKAGQRDFYGVGGSAQIARDVAHKFLRIGVRAGVQDDSHMMLMSASLLGADDVAVAFSHSGNTTAVIDAVQLARRSGARTIAITNYGGSPLAQIADIVLCSTAQGSPLMGENAAARIAQLNILDALFVAVAQRNYDAAEKNLEKTMSAVASKRKDKIV; encoded by the coding sequence ATGAATTCTTCAAATGATCTCAAGGCGGTGGGGCCGCGCATCCGGATGATGATGCCGCGGCTCACGCCTTTGGAAGTACGGGTCGTGGAAACGGTGTTCGGATTGCGTGATTTCTCGGAGGACACCGCGCTCAAGGACATCGCAACCGAGGCCGGGGTATCCGAGGCCATGGTGGTGAAGATCACTAAAAAGCTCGGTTTCAGCGGCTACCGGGATTTCCGCTCGGCGGTGTCGAACTACAACAAGCTTCCGACGGCCGAGATGCATCAGGAGCTTTCCGTTGAAGATAGCTCGCGGGAGATCATCCAGAAGGTATTCAGGACCTCGATCCACGCGCTCGAGGAAACGCTGGCGATTCTGGACGTCGATGCTTTCGACAGAGCGGCGGACCTCCTTATGAAGGCTGGGCAGAGGGATTTCTATGGCGTCGGCGGGTCTGCGCAGATCGCGAGAGACGTCGCCCATAAGTTCCTGCGGATCGGGGTAAGAGCAGGCGTGCAGGACGATTCTCATATGATGCTTATGTCGGCTTCGTTGCTGGGAGCGGATGATGTGGCGGTCGCCTTCTCTCATTCCGGCAACACCACGGCAGTGATCGATGCAGTGCAACTGGCCAGAAGGAGTGGCGCACGAACGATCGCGATCACCAATTACGGGGGCTCGCCCTTGGCGCAGATCGCCGACATCGTTCTCTGCTCGACGGCCCAGGGCTCCCCTTTGATGGGTGAAAACGCTGCTGCCCGGATCGCCCAGCTCAACATTCTCGACGCGCTCTTTGTCGCGGTCGCTCAACGCAACTACGACGCCGCGGAAAAGAACCTCGAAAAAACGATGTCGGCGGTGGCATCAAAACGAAAGGACAAGATCGTATGA
- a CDS encoding ABC transporter permease encodes MSDTTQNAAVPSSKLFGSFSVRDTGTLIGLIAIVVLFGLLAPDFVSQRNLLNILQQSSINACLALGMTLVIISGGIDLSVGPTAAIAAVITATLLVAGIPVPLAILAGLGIGVICGLVNGVLVAYAGLQPFIVTLGTLSTYRAIALIYTGGNPVLGVPQGFRSLFNGSLLGIPNAVIMVAVVALLAWMLLKKTPLGEYLLAVGGNEEAAYVAGVPIAVTKITAYVISAVLAALASMILIGRLGAAEPILGNLWELDAIAAAAIGGASLMGGKGSVIGTILGAIILGAMRNGLTLMNVQAFYQLLATGLIILVAMMIDRVTRGRG; translated from the coding sequence ATGTCTGACACGACCCAGAATGCCGCAGTGCCCTCGTCCAAACTGTTCGGATCCTTCTCGGTACGAGATACCGGCACCTTGATCGGCCTGATTGCCATCGTGGTGCTCTTCGGATTGCTTGCCCCTGACTTTGTATCCCAGCGAAATCTGCTCAACATCCTGCAGCAATCGAGCATCAATGCATGCCTGGCCCTCGGGATGACGCTGGTGATCATCTCTGGCGGCATTGATCTTTCGGTCGGCCCTACCGCGGCAATCGCCGCCGTGATCACAGCGACGCTGCTTGTTGCGGGCATACCCGTTCCGCTCGCCATTCTGGCCGGCCTCGGCATCGGCGTCATTTGCGGTCTCGTCAACGGTGTGCTCGTAGCTTACGCCGGATTGCAACCGTTTATCGTCACGCTCGGCACACTGAGCACATACCGCGCCATTGCGCTGATCTATACGGGCGGCAATCCGGTGCTTGGCGTTCCCCAGGGCTTCCGGTCGCTGTTCAACGGCTCTCTCCTGGGCATTCCCAATGCGGTCATCATGGTCGCTGTCGTCGCCTTGCTGGCCTGGATGCTCCTCAAAAAGACACCTCTGGGTGAATACCTCTTGGCCGTTGGCGGGAACGAAGAGGCCGCCTATGTCGCCGGGGTTCCGATCGCCGTCACCAAAATCACAGCCTATGTGATCTCAGCTGTCCTCGCCGCCCTGGCCTCCATGATCCTGATCGGTCGCCTTGGCGCAGCTGAGCCCATCCTTGGCAATCTCTGGGAACTCGACGCGATCGCAGCGGCCGCGATCGGCGGGGCATCCTTGATGGGCGGCAAGGGAAGCGTCATTGGCACGATCCTCGGCGCGATCATCCTCGGCGCGATGCGCAACGGACTGACGCTGATGAACGTCCAAGCCTTCTATCAACTTCTGGCCACTGGTCTTATTATCCTGGTCGCGATGATGATCGATCGCGTCACAAGGGGTAGAGGATGA
- a CDS encoding sugar ABC transporter ATP-binding protein, with amino-acid sequence MAVPRLAFENISKVFPGVKALSDVSFDVAPGEIHALLGENGAGKSTLLRILSGVFRATEGEIKIDGAAHHFKRPESARQAGIAMIHQELQQVPHLTVAQNMFLGHSLTRFGGIVVNRREQERRAAEALAMIDPTINPAAPISTLKVAQRQVVEIARALLDKAKIIAMDEPTSSLTPSEFERLADIIERLSTRGVSIIYVSHKMDEVFRVCQRATVMRDGKVVGMVDLKKTATAEVIAMMVGRELLAEEHHSHATTTTSVEARNLNTARVRDISFDLHKGEVLGVAGLVGSGRTELLRALSGADKVTSGTIKVDGKLLTLSNPRAAIAAGIGLLPEERKREGIIPDRSVTINMALPSMNRFSKGGFINHRKLKRAAEDLLKRVNLRPFQLDRQIRLFSGGNQQKAIIARWLAAGSRILLFDEPTRGIDVGAKSEIYHLIEVLAAEGHSVIVVSSELPEVMRVSDRVLVMRDGIIVAELGRDELSEETIVSHAVGKADSRPGAA; translated from the coding sequence ATGGCTGTTCCCAGATTGGCGTTCGAGAATATCTCCAAAGTCTTTCCCGGCGTCAAAGCGCTCTCCGACGTCTCCTTCGATGTCGCGCCCGGTGAGATCCATGCGCTGCTTGGCGAGAACGGTGCCGGCAAGTCGACGCTGCTTCGCATCCTGTCGGGTGTCTTTCGTGCGACGGAAGGGGAAATCAAGATCGACGGCGCGGCCCATCACTTCAAGCGTCCCGAAAGCGCTCGCCAGGCCGGGATCGCCATGATCCACCAGGAGCTGCAACAGGTGCCGCATCTCACTGTGGCGCAGAACATGTTCCTCGGTCACTCGCTGACCCGTTTCGGCGGCATCGTGGTCAATCGCCGGGAACAGGAACGGCGCGCCGCCGAGGCCCTCGCGATGATCGATCCTACCATCAATCCGGCCGCTCCCATTTCCACGCTGAAGGTTGCGCAGCGGCAGGTCGTCGAAATCGCCCGCGCGCTGTTGGACAAGGCGAAGATCATCGCCATGGACGAACCCACGTCGAGCCTGACACCGAGCGAATTCGAACGATTGGCCGATATCATCGAGCGGCTGTCGACGCGCGGCGTCTCAATCATCTACGTGTCCCACAAGATGGACGAGGTGTTCCGCGTCTGCCAGCGCGCCACGGTCATGCGCGACGGTAAGGTCGTCGGGATGGTCGATCTGAAGAAGACCGCAACGGCCGAGGTCATCGCAATGATGGTTGGCCGCGAGCTCCTGGCCGAGGAGCACCACTCGCATGCAACGACGACGACGAGTGTCGAGGCGCGGAATCTCAACACAGCTCGCGTCCGCGACATTTCCTTTGACCTTCACAAAGGCGAGGTCCTGGGCGTGGCAGGTCTCGTTGGTTCGGGTAGGACTGAACTCTTGCGCGCGCTCTCAGGCGCCGACAAGGTGACGTCGGGCACCATCAAGGTCGACGGGAAGCTGCTCACTCTCTCCAATCCACGCGCGGCCATTGCCGCAGGCATCGGCCTCCTTCCCGAAGAGCGCAAGCGCGAAGGCATCATTCCAGACCGGTCCGTCACCATCAATATGGCGCTGCCATCGATGAACCGTTTCTCGAAAGGCGGGTTCATCAACCACCGGAAACTCAAGCGGGCTGCAGAAGACCTGCTCAAACGCGTCAACCTGAGACCATTCCAGCTCGATCGGCAGATCCGGTTGTTTAGTGGCGGCAACCAGCAGAAGGCGATCATCGCACGGTGGCTGGCGGCGGGCTCGCGCATTCTGTTGTTCGACGAACCGACGCGAGGCATCGACGTTGGCGCGAAATCCGAAATCTACCACCTCATCGAGGTCCTCGCTGCAGAAGGTCATTCGGTGATTGTCGTCTCCTCAGAGCTTCCGGAAGTGATGCGGGTCTCCGACCGCGTCCTCGTCATGCGTGACGGCATTATTGTCGCAGAACTCGGTCGCGACGAGCTTTCCGAAGAAACCATCGTCTCCCATGCCGTTGGGAAGGCCGACAGTCGCCCTGGCGCGGCATGA
- a CDS encoding sugar ABC transporter substrate-binding protein, protein MKRIFAVALAATLCAGIATAQELKPLNSDSEPDRMDWSELETKFGALPTLPEAFRVGGVSKTLTNEYWRSLGQGYQKFADKVGVTVAYQAAQSEGDQLGQLTIAEGMVTQGYNVLLVSPQTDANLQPVIEQAKAANVPVVNVNDAVIPQAEHYVGNVQRDNGVRVAKWFIENRPNGGKVAIVEGQAGVYAAVQRTDGFKSTIEDGGKFTVVASVPGNWDRQMSYDAATNILQQHPDLVGFYCNNDGMALGVVEAVKAVGLEDKVVVFGTDGISDAYKSIAAGELTGTVDSFPVLTGEVAMEVALRLVADQKLPRVVATPQALITKENINDFQGEGVDVRTVLMKAAGK, encoded by the coding sequence ATGAAGAGAATTTTCGCTGTGGCTCTCGCCGCAACCCTTTGTGCTGGCATCGCGACAGCACAGGAACTGAAGCCCCTCAATTCGGATTCTGAACCAGACCGCATGGACTGGTCCGAACTGGAAACGAAATTCGGTGCGCTACCGACGCTGCCCGAAGCTTTCAGGGTCGGTGGCGTCTCCAAGACCCTGACCAATGAATACTGGCGTTCGCTCGGCCAAGGCTATCAGAAGTTCGCGGACAAGGTCGGCGTGACGGTGGCCTATCAGGCCGCCCAGAGCGAGGGCGACCAGCTCGGCCAGCTGACGATCGCCGAGGGCATGGTCACGCAGGGCTACAACGTGCTGCTGGTGTCGCCGCAAACCGACGCCAACCTCCAGCCCGTCATTGAACAGGCGAAGGCTGCCAACGTGCCTGTCGTTAACGTCAACGATGCTGTGATCCCGCAGGCGGAGCATTACGTCGGCAATGTCCAGCGAGACAACGGCGTCCGAGTCGCAAAATGGTTCATCGAGAACCGTCCGAATGGCGGCAAAGTCGCGATAGTCGAGGGTCAGGCGGGTGTTTATGCAGCCGTCCAGCGCACTGATGGCTTCAAGAGCACGATCGAAGACGGCGGCAAATTCACCGTCGTCGCGAGCGTGCCCGGCAATTGGGACCGCCAGATGTCCTATGATGCGGCAACCAATATCCTCCAGCAGCATCCCGACCTCGTCGGCTTCTACTGCAACAACGACGGCATGGCGCTTGGCGTTGTCGAGGCCGTGAAGGCCGTGGGCCTGGAGGACAAGGTCGTCGTCTTCGGCACGGACGGCATTTCTGATGCCTACAAGTCGATCGCAGCTGGCGAACTGACGGGCACCGTCGACAGCTTCCCGGTGTTGACGGGTGAGGTCGCGATGGAAGTGGCGCTCCGCCTCGTCGCAGACCAGAAGTTGCCGCGCGTGGTCGCAACGCCTCAGGCTCTCATCACCAAGGAAAACATCAACGACTTCCAAGGCGAAGGTGTCGATGTGCGCACGGTGCTGATGAAAGCGGCCGGAAAGTAG
- a CDS encoding sugar phosphate isomerase/epimerase family protein, whose amino-acid sequence MNPTRFATRLNSFASAAHREWPGQPTKPSVVQMANRAARVKGLTDLDLNYPDHVTENPKELSQRLSNLGLSINGFAMRYYTNPAFKLGAFTHPDEVVRREAIDLTKKGIDAAREAGSSLMTIWLGQDGFDYAFQVDYEKMWQHEIDGIREVCEHDPDCLISIEYKPNEPRSYSLMPDAATTLLAIKDVGAKNLGVTLDFAHVLYADEQPAFAAAMIARHSRVLGVHLNDGYAKRDDGLMVGAVHTLQTIELLRQIRRDGYDGAIYFDTFPDMTGLDPVHECEVNIKTVQRMLKVVDRLEQDNRLASAIVRQDAVSTQAIVQELMFGAEH is encoded by the coding sequence TTGAACCCGACACGCTTTGCCACCCGCCTCAATTCATTTGCTTCTGCCGCTCACCGGGAATGGCCGGGCCAGCCTACAAAGCCGTCGGTCGTGCAGATGGCCAACCGCGCCGCCCGGGTGAAAGGACTGACCGACCTCGACCTGAACTACCCCGACCACGTGACTGAGAATCCAAAGGAACTTTCGCAAAGGCTCAGCAATCTCGGACTTTCGATCAATGGCTTCGCTATGCGCTACTATACAAATCCTGCCTTCAAGCTCGGCGCCTTCACACATCCGGATGAAGTCGTCCGGCGCGAGGCGATCGATCTGACGAAGAAAGGGATCGATGCCGCCCGTGAAGCCGGGTCGAGCTTGATGACGATATGGCTCGGCCAAGACGGCTTCGATTACGCATTCCAAGTCGATTATGAGAAGATGTGGCAACACGAAATAGATGGTATCCGTGAAGTTTGCGAGCACGATCCCGATTGCCTGATCTCGATCGAGTATAAGCCGAACGAGCCCCGCTCGTATAGCCTGATGCCCGATGCGGCCACGACGTTGCTCGCCATCAAGGATGTCGGCGCAAAGAATCTGGGCGTCACGCTCGACTTCGCGCATGTCCTCTACGCCGATGAGCAGCCTGCATTCGCTGCCGCCATGATCGCCCGCCACAGCCGCGTGCTCGGTGTCCATCTCAATGACGGCTATGCGAAGCGCGACGACGGGCTGATGGTCGGGGCAGTCCATACCCTTCAGACGATCGAGTTGCTCCGCCAGATCAGGCGCGACGGCTACGACGGCGCGATTTATTTCGACACGTTCCCAGATATGACCGGGCTCGATCCGGTTCACGAATGCGAGGTCAACATCAAGACTGTCCAGCGGATGTTGAAGGTCGTTGACCGCCTCGAGCAGGACAATCGTCTCGCAAGCGCGATTGTCCGACAGGACGCCGTTTCTACGCAGGCCATCGTACAGGAGCTGATGTTCGGCGCGGAGCACTGA